CTAGATCATCTCTTTGGGGAAGAACTGCATGAtttggaaaggaagaggaagtcaATCACAGGCTTCCATCACTCTGTGCAACTATGGTGACAAATCTCCTGGTAGCTTAAGACTGCAAGCATGCCCTAGTGTCTGCCTGTTTCCAGCATCTATTGGGTGGTGCTCCTGTTCATTTATAGTTTCAGTAGTGGGCTTCTTTTAGATTGCAGGGAATGTATTACTGCTGCTCTGTGGTTCAACATATATGGTAATCAAGAATACAACAGTATTATACTGATTTGAGCTGGACAGGAAATGTGgattagaaacattttaaataaatagaaggCAATTTTAGCAGAACTTCAGAGAAGATTAAAAAATCTATATATTAGAAGAAAATGCAAGTAGAACAATATCTCAAAGACTAAATGAAGGCATTCTGGGTATGTAAACATCTTAATCCTTAATATGATAACAAGGACATTTTGGCCATGGGGTCCGGCTTGAATGGTACCTCTTAGCCATGCAGTGTGTAAAGCACTAAGTAAGTACTACAGAATGTCTTTCCTACACTACTTCATTGATTTTGTTCGCACAAACACCTCGTCCCCAATAATTCTTGTACATTTATTCTGTACCCAGAAATTGTTAATTCCTGTGATGTACCCTGGGACGGGAACACACATTGAGGTCCTCTTAGTTTTATGGTGCACAGACTCATTTATTTTGACTGTTTTCATTCCTTATTTTAACTTTTACACTTTTGTTCATATTTCTAAGAATGACTTGCATCAGTCCTCATCAGTTTCTTACACTTTGATAACCTTCCATCAACACCACCCAGAATAACGAAACAGTGACTCGTGTGGGGGCTCATTCCTTTCTAAGTTTATTTCCAAAAAACGTAGTAAATGTTTAGAGGACTGATTAGAGGATGGTAGGTTTTATGAAGAATTTTCTCAAGATTTGCATCTAATAGCTGACAACTGCTGTGCTTGTGTGATTCCTTTTCCTAATAGGACGATCTGGACAGattagagcaagctttctcaacatgagtgtcatgaaactctggggtttcttgatggccccagaaggatTTCACCAACTGGgtgcaagttaattcacaaaggAAGACATTTCGACCCCAAATGAATCGTTTTCAATTCACAatagtctaaaggtaaaggtaaaggtatcccctgtgcaagcaccgagtcatgtctgacccttggggtgacgccctccagcgttttcatggcagactcaatacggggtggtttgccattcccttccccagtcattaccgtttatcccccagcaagctgggtactcattttacaataGTCTACAATAATACAaaacaaatttttttaaaattaataaccaCCAAAATACAAAGTTTGCAATACAGACATATTGAGTCAAAGCAGACTCCCCTATGATTCAAATGACCCCCAAAGATATTCACACCCTCAATTATGATGTGATAAGTTtctacaaaaatgaaaataattcatGAGCAACATTTGGACATTATTAATgtcaaagaaaacattttaagacaggataaacctttttaaaaaatgagtcaaAGCATGGACTCACCTTGTGGTTCAACAAAACCTCAATAAGAGATCAGACCTTCAATTTTGGTGTGTTTAATATCTGTAAGAAAGAGAACAGATAGCTTATAAGCAACAATTAAGCAAAGAAAAAGGACACCAAAAATGTCTGACAAAACGCTTACCCCAACATCTCAATTTACTATGTCCAAATGGCTCTGAGTGATTTAAAATTGTTGGTAAAGTAGCATTGAAGCCAAAAAGTTTAAAAGGACAACCCCTAAAGAGTTGCTATTAACAagatacagagccagcttggtggtttctaatctggcatgccgggtttgattcccctctcttgcACTTAtggcaagctgggtgaccttggactcctgATGGCcatgaaaaagctgttctgaccaggcagtaatatcagggctctctcagcctcacccaccccacagggtgtctgttgtggggagaggaaagtgacggtgattgtaagccactttgagattccttctggtagagaaaagcagcatttgaaCACACTCTTCTTCATCTGTGTAACTAAGGCAACTCTTGCTAAAGAGAAACCAAACATTATCAAAATTGTCAATTCAAACTATCTCAGTATTGTGATTGCAAAGGACACTAATCCAAACTAACTGAATCTTACATTTCCAAATTTAGTAACAAGAAACAATCAAGGCAGTCAGTACAAAATAGGTTGACAATTagagtagaccagtggttctcaaccttcctaatgccactaccctttaatacagttctttgTGTACTGGAGTAGACAAATAAACCACATTTTTTCCTGACTATTGTGAATTGGAAAAGATCCATTTTGGGTCAAAAAGTCTTCCTCTGTGAACTTTACAATTCTTTTCTGATTTCTTTGAAAATTCTATAAGCATTCaatctcctttttttttaatgcagtttttgcctgtaaatatttttattgtaagcaTATCTACTAGTACTAATTTTGACCATTGCATAGTATATTTCTGTTTGTAGTCTCTTAATAGGAGGCATCTATAAGGACAGATGTGAACTCTTCACAGACTTTGACTTGATTGGGTTCCTATGGACATTTTGTTGGCTGAAGCAAGTCTCTCTCTACCTTGGCAACAAGATATTGCAGGGGGTTAGGGGATTCTGCAGAAATCAGAGGGTTCCAGTGGAAAGCAGAATGTCCAGATAATCCAACACCAAGTCATTCCTATGCAACCTTCTGTTCCATtcagaatggggggtgggggtgggaaaggattTGTTATTCTTGCTAGCTAGTACTGCAGCTTGAATGCTGAGTGTCTTGTTATAGTTTGGCACTTCTCAAGTAGAATCTTATGGCATTAAAATATATGTGCTTTGCAGTCTCTGGTAGCTAATTATTCAAACACACACTTTGGCAATGAGTTCATGTATTCTCCAAATGAAGACTGGATTTTGAGATGGAAAGAAGTCATCTGTATGCTTACAATCTTAGTTGTTCGGTTTTCAAAAGCTCTTGGCATTGGATcgtctgttctccaagaattattTATATCATAAAATATATTTCCATTATCTGGTAAATGGAGAAAAGTTCAAAAGAGTAATTTTCCAGTGGTAATAAATCTTTAGGAGGATAGTTTAAAGATGACATAATCATAAGAATGATGAAGACTAAAATCAAAGCATTAAACTTCCTTTATAATTTGTGCCTTCCTGAGAACATTGGATGTTTCTTTTACTGAAAAGGTTGAGAGTTTATTATAACCTGTCAAAGTTTTATTTTTCACAGTAAAAATATGAGATTCTTGTCTCCCAAAGAATTTACATTTGGAAAATATGAGCATAAAACATTGGAAATTTGCCTTAGACATTGCAGCTTTCTGAGATGACTTTTCCCAGAAAGCATAATGCATATCCAAGACTATGGTGACATTTTATTGAGGGAAGGCAGATACTTATTTATGAGTAGATGGAGATCTGAAGATGTGTAGAAGTTCCTTGTCTCTGGCAACAGGAAGACAGATGTTTGAATGCAGGGAGCTGCTTCTGGTCATAAGACTGACATTTTCTAAAGTTCTTAGTCTCATGTTTGCTGATCATAGTGCTAAAGAAGCCAGGATAATTCAAGTCAAGGGATGGGAAgcaatataagaagaagagttggttcttatatgccactaccagaaggtgtctcaaagcagcttacaattgccttactgttcctcttcccacaacagacaccctgtgaggtgggtgaggctgagacatccCTAATATatctacttggtcagaacagctttatcagtgctgtggtgagcccaaggtcacccagctggctacatgtagaggaggagtggggaatcaaacccagcttgccagattagatccCAGCTTGCCAACAATTCTTACTACAACGCAATCTGACTCTCATAGTATAGATGGATAGGGTAAAGATGGATTAATGCAATGAAAAGGActacacattttattttaaaaataactcacATCATTATAAtgcagtaattttttaaaatggaaatgtacACATTGTTACAAAGTGGAAAACAGTTttccggtggtggtggtggtggtggggaaatggtgACCATGGTGAAGGGCCTTAGGATAATGGAAACATTATGAAAAGAGCCTGCAAGTATATACACATGGTATTAGCTGTAAAAGGTATTCTACGTGTAAGTCTTTCCTTAATTAATACATTAATGATAACCAGGAAAAGAACAGGTCTTGGAAAGGAGTAGGCGTCAAGACATATGTGTCTTGGAGGGAAAAGCCATTTTATACACATGAATGGCATTTACTGCATACAGTTGAATTTATTGTATTTCAGGAACAATACTACTTGAGGAAAATATGCATGGAGGTCAACCAAAATGACCAAGAAGTTGGAGCATCTTCCCTACCAGTAGCATAAGAGATTATTGGACAACATCTGAGAAGACTTAGGCTGAAATCCTCTCTCTTCACTGTGGCTTATTGGGACAGTCTTCTACAGACTAAGCTTCCTTAAGgggttgctgtgagaataaactAGAGGTGGGAAACCATGTATGCGGCTCCAAGCAACTAGAAGGAAGGGCCAAttaaaaatgtctgttttgggttgttctgttttttttaggCTTAAGAACAGACGGCCAAGTGGGAGCGTGCCATGATAGATGTTTATAAAATGATACGTGGTGTGGAGAAAGTGATTAGAGGTCTTTTTCTCCGATAATACTAGAACCTTCAGTCACTGTGTGAAGTTtatggacagtagattcaggagaGACAAATGGACCTTCTACTTCACTCAGCAAGTGCCTAATGTGCTGTATTATCTGCCAATAAGAGTTTTCATATATGCAAAGCACGTTTTTACTAAGAAGTCATGACCTTTCCCCTGGAATGCTGTGTAGCATTGTGCAAATGGATACTTCATTATGTTTCTGCACTTTAAAAATGCCACCAAATGCCGCTTTTTCTTGCCGGTCCATCTAAGACAATGAATGGTAAAATGATAGTTGTGCTAGAGCAGTACTGCCGTTGTGCCTTGCTTCTTCACATGGCTCAACAATGTATTGGTTGTTCTCGTGGGACACCATTGTACTTGAAGCTGAAGCCCAAGGGTTTTCCATTTTAAATAGAGTTCACTGTAAATAAGTGCTTACACTGGGAGCTGCAAAACTGTGTGAATTGCCAAACATCTGTATTCCCAGTAGATACAGAGGGAGTAGCTAAGCTAGTGACAAAGCAAACGGAGTATTTTCCTGGGCTGAAAAGACCACAGCTGCTGAGGaaacccctcctcttcctcccaaaACATGCATACATATTTTTAGACCTGCCTTGAAGTGAGGATATGATCTTCTGTTCTGAAGCAGAATTTGACCAGCAGTTTGTAGATAAGAGTGTTTTATATTCAGCGATAATCTTGGAGCACTAGATGAATGGTTCAGCTTTTGAGAGGAAGTGAGGGAGCATTTGCCTTAGGTGCATGACTGGAGATGGTATTTGGCATTTCTGAAGGTTATTGAAGTATAATTTTTGTAGAAGTGATAGAAAATGTATACATTATACAAGGAAAGTAGCACTTATGGTTATAGCAACATGGTTATAGCAACATGGTTGAGCAATCCTGCTGAAAGTTGTGGGCTACGGTTATAGCAATCTTTGTTAACCTTATAGTAAATAGTGTGATAATGTCCTTTATAATTCAGTGTTAGTAGCTGAGAGAAACTTTGATTCTGGTACAACTTGACTTTCACTAACTGACCTATGTAGCTTGATTATAAATGGCAATAAGCCTAAATTTCaaaaagcaatatatatatatatatatatatatatatatatatatatatatatatatatatatatatatatatatatatatatatatatatatatatatatatatatatatatatattaagctGGTGTGATCGTTATTATGCAACATGGAAGAATGTCTTGAATCCGGCCATCTTCCCTGATGGCGAAAGCGGGAGGAAGGATCCATGTTGATCATAGCAAAGGCTCTGTCAGGCATTGTGGGATCTGATTGGGCAAAGGCCATATAGGAAGGGGGTTGAAAATAGGTGGGGAAATTGGGTGAGgtaaagaagaaaagctgataGGGATATGACCCTATGTTCTCATACGTCTTTACTGCCACACATAATGGGACTTCCAGTAAGAATTCTGACCTTTGTACTCCTGTTTCATTATATCACCTGCATAAAGAGCCCTGAAGTTTTTATCCTCTTACAAGTTTGCCAGCACTAAGTTTTCCTTTTACTTTCCTAGTATTTACTCCACAGCAGCCTTCTTGCCATTGGCTTTCTTCTCAGAAAAGTGGATATACAGAGCTAGTTAGTAAGTAGTGAAtttcatttattgatttatttgttaaATGTATAGCCTACCACTCTCTGTAGACTTGAGGTGGGTTACAGAGCatgtaaaaccccattaaaattacaaCCCCATAAAACCAGCATAAAAAAACCTAACCAAGATTAGCAACATAACACCATAACAACCCcccttgggaggggggtgtttgttGTTATAatacatacatatttaaaacACGTAGGTGGCTTACCAAGGTAcctgtattgtatttttaattatctCAATCCTTCATAACAGGCTGAGTGCTGCTGGTATTCACTTTTGCAGACTGATTAAATAGAGGCAGGAATGTTGGCCATTAAGGGGGATTCTGTGGAGGCTGGTGTCTGAATTCCTAGTCTACCTGATGATGATTCTATCAAACTTCCACATTAATCAAGTGTTAATGCAAAtgaattattatttttgtaaAAATGTACATTTTATCTTTCAGAAGTCATCCTCAATTTCTCCTTTGGAACaaatactcccccacccccttcatccTGGCTGGCTCCCATTCAGCATGGCTTTGTGCCTTAAACAAGTTTTTAACAAAGACAAAACATTTCGTCCCCGGAAGAAATTTGAACCAGGCACCCAGCGGTTTGAGCTATACAAGAAAGCGCAAGCCTCACTGAAATCAGGACTGGACCTGAAAACTGTAGTCCAATTGCCCCCAGGGGAGAACATCAATGATTGGATTGCTGTGCATGTTGTGGACTTCTTCAACAGAATAAACCTTATCTATGGCACCATGTCAGAGGTCTGTACTGAAAAGAGTTGTCCCATCATGTCGGGTGGGCTCAAGTATGAATATCGATGGCAGGATGACCACAGATTTAAGAGACCTACCAAGTTATCGGCACCACAGTATATGAGCATGCTGATGGATTGGATTGAGACTCTAATTAATAATGAGGACATCTTTCCTACCAGAATAGGTAGGTCGAGTATGGGTTCTTCATTTTTTCAAAAGGTAGGGCTGGTTCAATACTTTTTTCCATTCCAAGAGGCTCTATCCATGCCTATTATTAATTGGCTCTTGCTAAATGTTTCAGCAATATATAATTTTCTGTGGTTTCCATGGGTCTATTCAAGGGAAAAGGTATTGTTCAGAAATGTATTGTTCATGTGTATGTGATACTGCCTGTGAGATTGTAAGAAGGGGGATTATTATGTATAGGAAACCTGAGAATCTCTGTCCTAGCAATCCTGCTGAAAGTTGTGGGCCACGGTTACTGAAACAGAGAATGATGCCTTCCACATCTTCTTTAGCCCCAGATTCTCACAGCTTCATTTTCAGTCtcccctccactccccctccAGGTTCTAGTCATCTGgaagatgagtgtcataccatggatgagaatgctggaagggaagggagcatgtgaagggtgggcgctactcaaacaggagctattgcatgctcaataaatgactatcccagaaagacgaaaacactgcaggagctctaagaagcctatttggatgaaccgagaacttcaagaggaactaagaaagaaaaggaaaatgttcaggaaatggagggaaggacagagttctaaagaagagtacctacagattactaggcactgtatatcaatcatcagaaaggccaaagctgagagtgagctaagattggccagggaagcccattgtaacaagaaaagatttttcagttatgtgaggagcaaacataaagtaaaggaagcaataggcctAATGATCTAGATgggtgtggagggactactcatcaagtttgcagatgacaccaaattgggaggactggcaaatactccgtaagatagagacagagtttaacgagatctgaacacaatggaaaaatgggcaaatgagaacaagatgcaatttaataaagatgagtgtaaagttctgcatctgggtcagaaaaatgaaaagcatgcctactggatgggggatacgcttctaggtagcactgtgtgtgaacgagaccttggagtacttgtggattgtaaactaaacatgagcaggcagtgtgatgcagcggtaaaaaaggcaaatgccattttgggctgtatcaacagaggcatcacatcaaaatcacaagatgtcatagtcccattgtatacggcactggtcagaccacacctggaatactgtgtgcagttctggaggcctcacttcaagaaggacgtcgataaaattgaaagggtacagaggagagcaacgaagatgatctggggccaagggaccaagccctatgaagataggttgtgggacttgggaatgttcagcctggagaaaaggaggttgagaggggacatgatagccctctttaagtatttgaaaggttgtcacttggaggagggcaggatgctgtttctgctggctgcagaggagaggacacgcagtaatgggtttaaacttcaagtacaacgatttaggctagatgtcaggaaaacgtttttaacagtcagagtagttcagcagtggaataggctgcctaaggaggtgatgagctccccctcactggcagtcttcaagcaaaggttggatacacacttttcttggatgctttaggatgcttaggtctaatcctgcgttgagcagggggttggactagatggcctgtatggccccttccaactctatgattctatgattctaagaaaaaaaAGTAATCAAAGGAAAGCGAGTCATAAAAATGTATTAGAATAGATAGATTAGAATATGACTGGCATCATTAACTGTGTTGATTACAGCAAACCTTGTTTTCCTGAACAAAATCGGTTAATATACAAAAGTTATCCCCAGAAGCTGGCTTTGTTTTTGAATATCCCATGCTTTCGAATCAGTGTCAGCCTGGACACTGTTAGGAATGGGGCACTAGGACAAAGGGGCAATTTATTTGGCTTGGAGCCAAGCTGTACATTTCTTGGGATATCTGTGCTTGCAATCTGTTTCCATTGCTATTAAAACAGCCACGGGGGTTTTgaatgggggagggaatgggggtGGACCACTAGGGAAAGCAATTAAGGCAAGAAGAGcaggtacattttaaaaatccagagttTGCCATAGGTCAGGGGATGAATGTTCTCAAGCTAGTAATATCTTTCAGCAGTGAAAAATCAGACAAAATGATGAGAAGCTCTTGAGGGGCATCTCGTTGCATTGTGTTACAGCATCCAGTAAACTTGATTCATTCACCCAAGGCTTAATCAACCACTTGTGCTTTTCTCAATTCAGAAACTGCTTTTCATGCACTTTCCTAAAGAACCccagaggctgtgtgtgtgtgtgtttgtggggtgcGGGGTACTGGATTCTCCTCCCATTGTAAAAGAATAGCCACTCTGATCCAAACTGGTCTAGTTGTTTTCATAGCCTACCAGTTTAATACATTCTTGCTTGTGttattcccctccccatcccctgcttttAAGATTAATGCAATGAAACTATTTGCAGCTGTTCCCATGTCATTTTCAAGTGccacttaaaaaaatcaaaatacaaaACTTATTTATTGGAACAAGACGTTCTGTGAACAATTCCTGTGGTTCGTAGGATTTTAAAATGACATCACCTTTTCAATGaatatttgttttgaattattatacCTTCCCATGGTTACTTTATAGTTATTAATATTAAGGAATCCCATTAACTGCCTCCATTTGTACACACCAGAGAAATTTAGCCTTGGGGAGACAAAGACTTTAATATGTTTTCCTGAAATGTCATGGTGCTTAGAGCCTCTCATTTAAAGTGATGCTAATATGGCAGCTCTCATTATTTCCTTGTTGGATTCAGTGGTGCTATGACAAGCATTTATCTCTGAGCAGAGTGGTAGCCAGGACAGAGTTTCAGAATTGTGATCTGCATGGTGCCATTTTGTTGCCCGACTCCCTGTACAAACAAGGTTGTAGATCATATTTAAAGAGAGTTAAAGGTAGCATAATTGAGAATGGTGTGCATAATTATTCCATTATCATCTTTGCTCACAGATTTTGCCAGTATTTatcatgtttaaaaaaacaaacccataaACTGTGTCTGAATCAAAACAGAAATAGTATATGTATCAAGTCATATGAAcccaccttatactgaatcagaccactggtctatcagcATTATTGTCTACACAGATTTTGAGAGGTACTTCAGGGTCTCAGTCAAAGATCTTTCGCATGACCTaacatctgatccttttaactggagatgcttaaAACAGCCCACAGTACTGCCTGTAAAACTGAAGGAGGGCAATTCCATGACCTTTTGGGGGGTTAAGAATGGCTTTATATAATTTCTCATTTTTgtagtttttatttattctatcagtgtttaacaaatgtttattgCTGCAATTTTTCAGTGTATCATTGTTTTACTGCCCTTGTAGTACTGGAATTTAGTTGAAagaactggggatgctggggactgaacctgggaccttttgttcCAACACTGAACCTCAGCCCCTCCCAATCAACAACAACCCTTCCCCCTTCCTATTCGGAGTTCATGATCAGTGAAATTGAAGGTGAAAGACTATGATATTCCCTCATTGAACCACTACCTGGAATTAATAAAAGCAACCCCATTTTTGCAATATTTAGTAAAAC
The nucleotide sequence above comes from Paroedura picta isolate Pp20150507F chromosome 4, Ppicta_v3.0, whole genome shotgun sequence. Encoded proteins:
- the MOB3C gene encoding MOB kinase activator 3C isoform X2; translated protein: MALCLKQVFNKDKTFRPRKKFEPGTQRFELYKKAQASLKSGLDLKTVVQLPPGENINDWIAVHVVDFFNRINLIYGTMSEVCTEKSCPIMSGGLKYEYRWQDDHRFKRPTKLSAPQYMSMLMDWIETLINNEDIFPTRIGVPFPKNFQQVCTKILTRLFRVFVHVYIHHFDSIISMGAEAHVNTCYKHFYYFISEFSLVDQRELEPLKEMTERICH
- the MOB3C gene encoding MOB kinase activator 3C isoform X1; this encodes MKSSSISPLEQILPHPLHPGWLPFSMALCLKQVFNKDKTFRPRKKFEPGTQRFELYKKAQASLKSGLDLKTVVQLPPGENINDWIAVHVVDFFNRINLIYGTMSEVCTEKSCPIMSGGLKYEYRWQDDHRFKRPTKLSAPQYMSMLMDWIETLINNEDIFPTRIGVPFPKNFQQVCTKILTRLFRVFVHVYIHHFDSIISMGAEAHVNTCYKHFYYFISEFSLVDQRELEPLKEMTERICH